A region from the Triticum aestivum cultivar Chinese Spring chromosome 3D, IWGSC CS RefSeq v2.1, whole genome shotgun sequence genome encodes:
- the LOC123075563 gene encoding sugar transport protein MST3-like, producing the protein MAGGAIVDTAGGKQYPGKLTLYVVFTCVVASTGGLIFGYDIGISGGVTSMDPFLLKFFPEVYRQKQAASKSNQYCQYDNQLLQAFTSSLYLAALVASFFASAVTRILGRKWSMLAGGFTFLVGAALNGAAQNVAMLIVGRMLLGVGIGFANQSVPVYLSEMAPAHLRGMLNIGFQLMITIGILAAELINYGTNKIKGGHGWRVSLALAAVPAVIITVGALFLPDTPNSLMERGHPEASRRMLRRIRGTDDIGEEYADLVAAREISKQVQHPWRNILMRKYRAQLTMAVLIPFFQQVSGINVINFYAPVLFETLGFKGDASLLSSVMTGGVLVLGSVVSMFTVDRLGRRKLFLQGGAQMLVSQIAVGTLIAVRFGTSGVGEMPRGYAAAVVLFICVYVAGFVWSWGALGWLVPSEIFPLEIRSAGQSITVSVNMLFTFVIAQAFLTMLCHMKFGLFYFFAGWVVIMTAFVALFLPETKNVPMEEMVLVWKGHWFWSRFIGDADDIHTGVNVLAST; encoded by the exons ATGGCCGGCGGCGCCATCGTGGACACGGCCGGCGGAAAGCAATACCCTGGCAAGCTCACCCTGTACGTCGTCTTCACCTGCGTCGTCGCCTCCACCGGCGGCCTCATCTTCGGGTACGACATCGGCATCTCAGGCGGCGTGACGTCCATGGACCCCTTCCTCTTGAAGTTTTTCCCGGAGGTGTACCGGCAGAAGCAGGCGGCGAGCAAGAGCAACCAGTACTGCCAGTACGACAACCAGCTGCTCCAGGCCTTCACATCCTCACTCTacctcgccgccctcgtcgcctCCTTCTTCGCGTCCGCTGTCACCCGCATCCTCGGCCGCAAGTGGTCTATGTTAGCCGGCGGCTTCACCTTCCTCGTGGGGGCCGCCCTGAACGGCGCCGCCCAGAACGTCGCGATGCTCATCGTTGGACGCATGCTGCTTGGCGTCGGCATCGGGTTCGCCAATCAG TCTGTGCCGGTGTACCTATCGGAGATGGCACCTGCGCATCTCCGCGGCATGCTCAACATTGGTTTCCAGCTCATGATCACCATCGGCATCCTGGCAGCGGAGCTCATCAACTACGGCACTAACAAAATCAAAGGCGGCCACGGTTGGCGCGTCAGCCTGGCTCTCGCGGCTGTGCCTGCGGTGATCATCACGGTCGGCGCACTCTTCCTCCCCGACACCCCCAACTCACTGATGGAGCGAGGCCACCCGGAGGCGTCGCGTCGGATGCTACGCCGTATCCGCGGCACCGACGACATCGGCGAGGAGTACGCGGACCTAGTGGCGGCGAGGGAAATATCAAAGCAAGTACAGCATCCGTGGCGCAACATCCTGATGCGCAAGTACCGCGCGCAGCTCACCATGGCTGTGCTCATCCCCTTCTTCCAGCAGGTCTCCGGCATCAACGTCATCAACTTCTATGCGCCCGTGCTATTCGAGACCCTAGGTTTCAAGGGAGACGCGTCGCTTCTCTCGTCGGTGATGACTGGCGGCGTCCTCGTGCTCGGGTCGGTGGTGTCGATGTTCACCGTCGACAGGCTGGGGCGGCGGAAGTTGTTCCTGCAGGGTGGCGCGCAGATGTTGGTGTCCCAGATCGCGGTGGGAACTCTAATCGCGGTGAGGTTCGGGACAAGTGGGGTGGGAGAGATGCCCAGGGGTTATGCAGCGGCGGTGGTGCTCTTCATCTGCGTGTACGTGGCGGGCTTCGTGTGGTCGTGGGGAGCTCTGGGATGGCTAGTGCCGAGTGAGATCTTCCCGCTGGAGATCCGTTCGGCGGGGCAGAGTATCACTGTGTCGGTGAACATGCTCTTCACCTTCGTCATCGCGCAGGCCTTCCTCACCATGCTCTGCCACATGAAGTTCGGGCTCTTCTACTTCTTCGCTGGTTGGGTGGTGATCATGACCGCCTTCGTCGCGCTCTTCCTTCCGGAGACCAAGAATGTGCCCATGGAGGAGATGGTGCTCGTCTGGAAGGGACACTGGTTCTGGAGCAGATTCATTGGAGACGCCGACGACATTCACACCGGTGTCAATGTCTTAGCATCAACCTAG